A window of Candidatus Xiphinematobacter sp. Idaho Grape contains these coding sequences:
- the rpsF gene encoding 30S ribosomal protein S6 yields MHTFINTRRYEVLFALDTQGREEGSKEIIERIENTLTAEGVNTLQVQRLEKRELAYEHRRLKTAYYVNFVFEAEPSLIERLRQRFKLDEEIALQQYCSVL; encoded by the coding sequence ATGCATACATTTATTAACACCCGTCGATATGAAGTCCTTTTTGCCCTAGATACGCAGGGTAGGGAGGAGGGAAGCAAAGAAATTATCGAGCGTATTGAAAATACCCTGACTGCTGAGGGTGTGAACACTTTGCAAGTGCAGCGCCTTGAGAAGCGTGAGCTCGCCTATGAACATAGGCGGTTGAAAACTGCTTACTACGTGAATTTTGTATTTGAGGCGGAGCCCTCTCTTATTGAACGCCTGCGCCAGAGGTTCAAACTGGATGAAGAGATTGCCCTACAGCAATACTGCTCTGTCCTATAA
- the pth gene encoding aminoacyl-tRNA hydrolase, whose protein sequence is MGEARLRLFVGLGNPVPAYDETRHNVGSMTLDRFASTKGLRFERSFHDGFEIAKDTMGRIFMKPLTYMNYSGYPVVTLLRSHKISPEQALVILDDLTIPLGKLRIRKGGGAGGHNGLASILCCLSTEAIPRLRIGIGNVTGSSLAEYVLGVFSKEEKPAVDRAVARACDAIEMLESSGINAVMNRFN, encoded by the coding sequence ATGGGAGAAGCTAGGCTGCGGCTTTTCGTTGGACTAGGCAATCCTGTCCCTGCTTACGACGAAACGCGTCATAATGTTGGATCTATGACTCTCGATCGCTTTGCAAGCACCAAGGGATTGCGTTTCGAACGCAGCTTTCATGATGGTTTTGAGATTGCTAAGGATACTATGGGGAGAATCTTTATGAAGCCGCTCACATACATGAACTACTCTGGTTATCCTGTGGTAACACTCTTGCGTTCTCATAAAATTTCACCAGAGCAAGCCCTTGTCATCCTTGATGATCTCACTATTCCTCTTGGAAAGTTGAGAATTCGCAAGGGCGGAGGCGCAGGTGGTCACAATGGATTAGCTTCTATCCTCTGTTGTCTTTCTACGGAGGCAATCCCCAGGCTTCGTATCGGAATCGGTAATGTAACAGGTTCCAGTCTTGCGGAGTACGTTCTTGGCGTTTTTTCGAAGGAAGAAAAGCCTGCGGTGGACCGCGCCGTAGCCCGCGCATGCGATGCCATCGAAATGCTGGAATCTTCCGGAATCAACGCCGTTATGAATCGATTCAACTAA